The Thermoplasmata archaeon nucleotide sequence CACGCTTTCCAGCATCGATGAGCTGTGCCCCATCCTTGCATTCTTTGAGGAGCTCAGGGTTGGCCAAGGCATCGTACATGACGATGTCTGCATTCCTGAGAAGCTCCAATCCTTTTACTGTCATGAGTCCCGGGTCGCCCGGGCCTGCACCGACCAGATATACTTTTCCTGTCATAGCGAATCCCTCTTTCCGATAAGGTAATCCGCGATATCCTGCAATACCTGCGGATCGTGTTTCAATGGTATGGTGACCTCTACCTTCCTGGGTTCGGGCGTGTAATCGAAAGATATCGCCCTGACGATGATCGAGTCACCGTCAACCTCGGCGTTGATCCCCACGGGTGCGGAGCATCCGGCACCCATTATCCTCATGATCTCCCTTTCAGTATCCACGGCGGCACGGGTCTCCGCATGGTCCAGGGTCTTGAGCTTTCTGATCGTCTCCTCGTCGTCGGACCTGCATTCCACAGCGATGGTCCCCTGTCCGGGAGCGGGGATGAAAACCCTCTTGTCCAGAGTATGCATGGGACGTTCTATGCCCATTCTCTCCAATCCTGCCTTGGCCAGGAGTATGGCATCATACTCGCCGTTATCCAGTTTGTTCAGGCGGGTGTGTATGTTCCCTCTCAGCTGTACGATTTCGATGTCCGGGCGGATGGATTGGATCAGCCTCATCCTTCTGACGGACGACGTTCCTACCCTCGCACCTTTCGGAAGGTCTTCCAGCGGACAGGGAAGGATGATATCCTCGGGGGAATCCCTTTTGAATATCGCCGCCACGGTGAGCCCGGGAGCCATCTTCGTGGGGATGTCCTTCAGGGAATTGACGGACGCATCGATCTTCTTCTGAAGCATGGCATCGTCCAATTCACGGACGAATGCGCCGACTCCAGACATGGCGTTGAGAGGGGATGTGAGGTCGATATCGCCCAGAGCCTTCATGGATACGATCTCAATGGGCACTTCCGGGAAGGATTCGGCCATCTTCTTCTGGAAGATCTCCGTCTGGCGCATCGCCAGCTTGCTCTCTCTGGTCCCGACGATCATTGCTTCACGCTCTCGAAGAATCCTTTGAATTTCTCTTCCAGTTCCGCCACATCCTCTTTGGAGTGTGCAATGGACATGAAATCCACCTCAAGTGCGGACGGAGGAAGATAGACACCGTTCGCCAGCATGTACCTGAACATCCTGTCGAACATCTGACGGTCAGCCTTCATGGCCTCGGTTCCGTTGGTCGCCTTCTCGATTCCGAAGAATATCGAGAATATGGATGCCACGCTGTTGACGCATCCGGTAACCTTGTTGTCAGCCATGGATTCCCTGATCGCTCTGACGAGGCAGTCTGTGCGCTTCTCCAGTTTGTCGTAATTGTTATTGCTGCACATCAGATCGATGGCGGCGAGACCTGCCGCGGCAGATACCGGGTTGCCAGCGAATGTGCCTGCCACATAGACCTGCCCTTGGGGAGCGACATTCTCCATGATCTCTTTCTTTCCCATGAATGCCCCGGCGGCGAATCCTCCACCAACAATCTTCCCCATAGTGGTCATATCTGGGGTCACGCCGTATCTTTTCTGAGCGCCACCGGACGATGCACGGAATCCCATGATGACCTCGTCGAATATCAGGACGGTATCATGTTCATTCGTGATCTTGCGCACTTCCTCCAGATATCTCTTCTCGGGAGTGACTATCCCGACATTTCCGAGTATTGGTTCCATGATGACGCATGCGATATCATTCTTATCCAGTATGTCGGACATGTTCTGGGCATCGTTGTATTCTGCTGTGAATGTGTGCTTTGCGACGTCCTTCAGGACACCTTTGGATGAGGGAACGCCCCCAGCACTTCCGGAGCCTGCCGCGACCAACGCGGCATCGTGCGCACCGTGGAATCCCCCGTTCATTTTGATGATGTCGTCCCTTCCTGTGACGCCTCTCGCGACACGGATGGCATGCATGGTGGCCTCTGTGCCTGAGCATCCGAGCCTGACCATCTCTGCGGACGGGACCTCTTTGACGATCCTCTCGATCAGATTCAGTTCGGGCTCTGAAGGGGCACCGTAGACCGTACCGCGGGAAATCTGCTCTTTCGCTGCCTCCATGACCCTGGGGCATGCGTGCCCTGTGATGAGCGGCCCGTAGGCCATACAGAGGTCGATGTATTCGTTTCCGTCCGCATCCCAGACTTTGCTGCCCTGTCCTTTGGCGATGAATACGGGGTTGGGTTTGAATGCCCTTACAGGACTGGAGACTCCTCCAGGAGATACTTTCGAGGATCTTGCGTAGAGTTCAGCGGATCTGTCCATGGTATCACAACAGTTTTGCAGCATCCTCTGCGAAGTAAGTGATTATCATATCTGCGCCGGCTCTCTTAATTCCAAGGAGCGACTCCATCATGACGCGGTCGTGGTCGATCCATCCGTTGGCCGCGGCCGCTTTGATCATGGCGTATTCTCCGGAGACCTGATATGCCGCGAGGGGAAGATCGAAGGTGTTGGCCGCGTCTCTTATGATATCGAGGTAGGGTCCTGCGGGCTTCACCATTATCATATCGGCTCCTTCCGCGATATCGAACTCTATCTCCCTCATCGCTTCCTTCCTGTTCCCGCACTGCATCTGGTATCCTGCCCTGTTGCCCTTGCCGGGTGCGGAGTTAGCGACATCCCTGAAGGGTCCGTAGTAGGCACTGTAGAACTTCGCGCTGTAGGCCATGATCGGGACCCTCTTGTGTCCCGCATCGTCCAGAGCGGCTCTGATCGCAGAGATCTGGCCGTCCATCATTCCGCTGGGGGCAATGATGTCCGCTCCAGCATCCGCCTGTGAGACTGCTGTCTTCGCATAGAGCTCGATTGTCTCATCGTTCTTGACGCAACCGCAGTCGCTAAGGACACCGCAGTGCCCGTGGTCTGTATATTCACATAGGCAGAGGTCGGAGATGACCAGCATGTCCGAGTTCTCCTTCAGTCCCTCGATGGCCTTCTGGACGACACCGTCCTTGGCATATGCTCCAGAACCGACCGCATCTTTCTTGGCGGGTACTCCGAAAACGAGTACGTTGTTGACGCCGTTGCCTTGTATCCCCGATGCAATGGCGTCATAATCCTTGAGAGGGAATGTCGTAACTCCGGGCATAGAGGAAGTGGTCTTCTCTTGACTGATTGTCTCGTCGAAGAAGATGGGCAGGATGAACTGATTCGCGTTCAGTTTGGTCTCTGCTACCAGTTCTCTCATCCTTTCGCTCTGTCTGAGCCTTCTGAGGCGTACTTCAGGATACATCATGTGATTCACCTAACTCCGAATAATTCTGCCAAAGTGTTGCATGAACTGATATCTCCCTCGCGGGAGGCGCGTCTCAGGTTCACGTACAGATCGGCCGTGATCTTGTTCACTATTGCTCTGGACATGTCGTCCAGTAAAGTCTCCACATCCGTGGAGGAACTGTGGGAGATTGCTGTCTCGAGCTCCTTCTCCCTTATGGTCGCCATCTTCATACCTATGAGCCTGATGATCTCGTTGGCGGTCTCTTCTCTCTTCTCGGCATCCATCTTGGACAGTTCCTGTCCGATGATCTTCTCGGCCGATGAGATCTCGCTCATCCTGCGTTCGACGTTCTTCTGGGCTATTGTCTCCAGGGAGTCCATGTTGTCCAATTCCACATTGGGGACGTCTACTATGTCATCATCCACATTATGGGGGATGGATACGTCTATGATCAGAAGTTTTCTATTCGGACGCATTGCCATGGCGCGCTCTATCACAGGCTTGTGGACAACTGTGTGGGGTGCTCCTGTGGCAACGAGGACAAGATCGCTATCAGCTATCGCATCCTTCATCCTGTCCATACTCACCGCGTTTCCGCCAAGCTCGTTGGCAAGTTCCAAAGCGCGACTGTAGGTACGGTTGGAAACAAAGACGGTGCCAATGTTCTTTCCGATCAGATTCTTCGCAATGACTGAGGCCATATCGCCGGCACCCAATATTGTGATGGCCTTTCCGTTCAGATCCCCTATCTTGGATTCGGCAAGTTCGACTGACGCGGAACCGACGGATACTGCACCTTTGTTGAGTTCTGTCTCCGATCTCACCCTCTTGCCGACTATTATGGCCTTTTCGAAAAGACGGTCGAGCATCATTCCGACATGCCCTTCTTCCTTGGCCTTGAAATAACATTCGCGGACCTGATGCTGAATCTGGTCCTCTCCGACGATCAGTGAGTCCAGTCCGCAGACCACTCTGAATAGATGCTTGATGCTGTCTTTGTCTTCCAGTATGTATGAGATGTTGGACGATGGGACGATGGAGCGAATCAAGTTCTCCAGACAAGCGATGACAGAATGGTTGTCTTGGGTGGCAGTGTAGACCTCGAAACGGTTGCATGTGCGTACTACGACATACTCGGACACGAAATCCATTTCAGATATGTAATCAGGAACGGTCTTTTCCAGAATCGTAACCACATTGTTCAATCCCTCCGTCCCACCTGCAGAGGAATGGGTTATGTGCATGCTGACTATCATTGCAATCCGCCCTCACTCATTATTGTCTGGAAGGCATCCTCCTCTTTGCCGTCCTTCAGAAGGCCCCAGACCTTTTCATTTTCTAGAACATCAGCAAGGAACTTGGCCCTTTCTGGTTGTGTTGCGATCTTTTCCTTAATTATAGGTCTGATCCTCACCAGGAGTTCGAGCATTGAATCATAGGAAGGATCGAGGAATCCATCCAGTGCCCTGACGACATATGGGGGGAATGCCGGGACACGTCCTTCTGATGATACTGTAACGGAATATCCCGGACGTTTGAGAACCGAGGGTATGAGGACGTCTCCGCCTCCGTGCGCGGAATTGGTCATTATCCCCTTGGACATCGAGATGTCCCTTATGGAATCGTTAAGTTCATGGACTGATGTTGCCGCTATGACGATGTCAGCACCGTTCATGTATTGAGCAGCAGTGGATGGATCGATGTCCGCTTCAATGGCTTCATCAGCGATTGCGCATAATTCTGGCAGTATCTCTTTCGAGACCACCTTTATGTGGAATCCTTTGAAATGCTGACATTTTCTCAGAGCGACTTTTCCTCCGCCGAAAACCACTATCTTGCGTCCGCCTGGTGAAAGATAAATCGGGGACATCAGAACAGTTTTTTCTCCATTTTGTTTATCGGCGGAATGGTCCATCTCACTCACTCAACACGGAGAATCAATTTGTATATTTAGATATAGGGGATGGGGGTATAGGTAATAATTACAAATATCGTCCGTGTTACCGATAAAATGCATAATTTCCCCATTTTTTAGTTGAATATATGCGATAACAAATCTTCTCTATTCGGATAATTGCCCACAGTATTTTTTAGAAATAATACGTGACGCGTCTCATCATACCGAGGTAATCTCATGGACAGCAACGTACGCCCGGATTCCATGGAGCGCATCACAACTCCTGAACTCGCAGAAGCATTCATCAATGAACAAGTCGCCGCACTGCAGAAGCAGATCGGAGACGGAAAGGTCCTATTGGCCCTCTCCGGAGGAGTCGATTCTTCCGTTGTCGCCGCACTGCTCATCAAAGCCATCGGCAAGAACCTCACCTGCGTTCACGTTAACCATGGACTTCTTCGTAAGGGGGAGGCCGAGCAGGTCATCGACGTGTTCCGCAACCAGATGAAAGCGAACCTTGTCTACGTAGATGCTACCGACAGATTCCTGGACAAGTTGGCAGGAGTATCGGATCCCGAGCAGAAGAGGAAAATCATCGGAAAGGAGTTCATAGATGTTTTCGAGGAGGAGGCCAAAAAGATAGAGGGCGTCAAGTTCCTTGGTCAGGGAACGATATACCCTGATATCCTCGAGAGTCACGGAGTCAAGGCCCACCACAACGTCGGTGGACTCCCAGAGAAGTTCGGATTCGAACTTGTCGAGCCCGTGAAGCTTCTGTTCAAGGACGAGGTCCGCGTGGTCGGAAAGCAGCTGGGACTCCCGGACAACATGGTGTACCGTCAGCCGTTTCCCGGACCCGGACTCGGAGTACGCTGCACCGGAGCTATCACGCGCGACCGTCTTGAGGCTGTCAGGGAATCCGATGCGATCCTCCGCGAGGAGTTCGCGAAGGCTGGACTCGAGGGTAAGGTATGGCAGTATTTCACAGTCGTCCCCGATTACCGTTCCACCGGAGTGAAGGACGGAAAGCGTCTCTGGGATTGGCCTGTCGTCATCCGTGCTGTCAACACCAAGGATGCCATGACCGCCACAGTGGAGGAGGTGCCTTGGCCCCTTCTCAACAAGATCACTCAGAGGATCCTGACGGAGGTCAAGGGCGTAAACCGTGTCCTGTATGACCTCTCTCCCAAACCCTGTGCCACCATCGAGTGGGAGTGAAACTTTCAAGCCAGGGATTTCCCTGGCATCCTTTTCCCTTGGTTTTTAAACTTCAAGTCGTCATTACGTATCTTCTGGGTTCAAACCGACATGATTTAATCTGTACTTGCGGATTCTGAGAATTGGTATCATGGAAGACGACATCCGCAATGAATTGGGGCTTGTACAGATCTACACTGGGAACGGCAAAGGGAAGACGACTGCCGCTCTCGGTTTGTCCTTGAGGGCTTCAGGAAGGGGACTCAACGTTCTGTTCCTTCAATTCCTCAAGCCAGATGCAGGTTACGGTGAGCAGATGGCATGCGCCGATCTTGAAAGGATAACGGTAATATCCATGGGTC carries:
- the hemC gene encoding hydroxymethylbilane synthase gives rise to the protein MIVGTRESKLAMRQTEIFQKKMAESFPEVPIEIVSMKALGDIDLTSPLNAMSGVGAFVRELDDAMLQKKIDASVNSLKDIPTKMAPGLTVAAIFKRDSPEDIILPCPLEDLPKGARVGTSSVRRMRLIQSIRPDIEIVQLRGNIHTRLNKLDNGEYDAILLAKAGLERMGIERPMHTLDKRVFIPAPGQGTIAVECRSDDEETIRKLKTLDHAETRAAVDTEREIMRIMGAGCSAPVGINAEVDGDSIIVRAISFDYTPEPRKVEVTIPLKHDPQVLQDIADYLIGKRDSL
- a CDS encoding glutamate-1-semialdehyde 2,1-aminomutase codes for the protein MDRSAELYARSSKVSPGGVSSPVRAFKPNPVFIAKGQGSKVWDADGNEYIDLCMAYGPLITGHACPRVMEAAKEQISRGTVYGAPSEPELNLIERIVKEVPSAEMVRLGCSGTEATMHAIRVARGVTGRDDIIKMNGGFHGAHDAALVAAGSGSAGGVPSSKGVLKDVAKHTFTAEYNDAQNMSDILDKNDIACVIMEPILGNVGIVTPEKRYLEEVRKITNEHDTVLIFDEVIMGFRASSGGAQKRYGVTPDMTTMGKIVGGGFAAGAFMGKKEIMENVAPQGQVYVAGTFAGNPVSAAAGLAAIDLMCSNNNYDKLEKRTDCLVRAIRESMADNKVTGCVNSVASIFSIFFGIEKATNGTEAMKADRQMFDRMFRYMLANGVYLPPSALEVDFMSIAHSKEDVAELEEKFKGFFESVKQ
- the hemB gene encoding porphobilinogen synthase; protein product: MYPEVRLRRLRQSERMRELVAETKLNANQFILPIFFDETISQEKTTSSMPGVTTFPLKDYDAIASGIQGNGVNNVLVFGVPAKKDAVGSGAYAKDGVVQKAIEGLKENSDMLVISDLCLCEYTDHGHCGVLSDCGCVKNDETIELYAKTAVSQADAGADIIAPSGMMDGQISAIRAALDDAGHKRVPIMAYSAKFYSAYYGPFRDVANSAPGKGNRAGYQMQCGNRKEAMREIEFDIAEGADMIMVKPAGPYLDIIRDAANTFDLPLAAYQVSGEYAMIKAAAANGWIDHDRVMMESLLGIKRAGADMIITYFAEDAAKLL
- a CDS encoding glutamyl-tRNA reductase encodes the protein MIVSMHITHSSAGGTEGLNNVVTILEKTVPDYISEMDFVSEYVVVRTCNRFEVYTATQDNHSVIACLENLIRSIVPSSNISYILEDKDSIKHLFRVVCGLDSLIVGEDQIQHQVRECYFKAKEEGHVGMMLDRLFEKAIIVGKRVRSETELNKGAVSVGSASVELAESKIGDLNGKAITILGAGDMASVIAKNLIGKNIGTVFVSNRTYSRALELANELGGNAVSMDRMKDAIADSDLVLVATGAPHTVVHKPVIERAMAMRPNRKLLIIDVSIPHNVDDDIVDVPNVELDNMDSLETIAQKNVERRMSEISSAEKIIGQELSKMDAEKREETANEIIRLIGMKMATIREKELETAISHSSSTDVETLLDDMSRAIVNKITADLYVNLRRASREGDISSCNTLAELFGVR
- a CDS encoding bifunctional precorrin-2 dehydrogenase/sirohydrochlorin ferrochelatase encodes the protein MDHSADKQNGEKTVLMSPIYLSPGGRKIVVFGGGKVALRKCQHFKGFHIKVVSKEILPELCAIADEAIEADIDPSTAAQYMNGADIVIAATSVHELNDSIRDISMSKGIMTNSAHGGGDVLIPSVLKRPGYSVTVSSEGRVPAFPPYVVRALDGFLDPSYDSMLELLVRIRPIIKEKIATQPERAKFLADVLENEKVWGLLKDGKEEDAFQTIMSEGGLQ
- the guaA gene encoding glutamine-hydrolyzing GMP synthase encodes the protein MDSNVRPDSMERITTPELAEAFINEQVAALQKQIGDGKVLLALSGGVDSSVVAALLIKAIGKNLTCVHVNHGLLRKGEAEQVIDVFRNQMKANLVYVDATDRFLDKLAGVSDPEQKRKIIGKEFIDVFEEEAKKIEGVKFLGQGTIYPDILESHGVKAHHNVGGLPEKFGFELVEPVKLLFKDEVRVVGKQLGLPDNMVYRQPFPGPGLGVRCTGAITRDRLEAVRESDAILREEFAKAGLEGKVWQYFTVVPDYRSTGVKDGKRLWDWPVVIRAVNTKDAMTATVEEVPWPLLNKITQRILTEVKGVNRVLYDLSPKPCATIEWE